A window of the Rhea pennata isolate bPtePen1 chromosome 19, bPtePen1.pri, whole genome shotgun sequence genome harbors these coding sequences:
- the LOC134149154 gene encoding myosin heavy chain, skeletal muscle, adult-like isoform X3, translating to MASPDSEMAAFGEAAPYLRKSEKERIEAQNKPFDAKSSVFVVHPKESFVKGTIQSREGGKVTVKSEAGETLTVKEDQVFSMNPPKYDKVEDMAMMTHLHEPAVLYNLKERYAAWMIYTYSGLFCVTVNPYKWLPVYNPEVVLAYRGKKRQEAPPHIFSISDNAYQFMLNDRENQSILITGESGAGKTVNTKRVIQYFATIAASGEKKKEEQAGKMQGTLEDQIISANPLLEAFGNAKTVRNDNSSRFGKFIRIHFGATGKLASADIETYLLEKSRVTFQLKAERSYHIFYQITSNKKPELIDMLLITTNPYDYHYVSQGEVTVPSIDDQEELMATDSAIDILGFTPDEKTAIYKLTGAVMHYGNLKFKQKQREEQAEPDGTEVADKAAYLMGLNSADMLKAMCYPRVKVGNEFVTKGQTVEQVHNAVGALAKAVYEKMFLWMVVRINQQLDTKQPRQYFIGVLDIAGFEIFDFNSFEQLCINFTNEKLQQFFNHHMFVLEQEEYKKEGIEWTFIDFGMDLAACIELIEKPMGIFSILEEECMFPKATDMSFKNKLYDQHLGKSSNFQKPKPVKGKAEAHFSLIHYAGTVDYNITGWLEKNKDPLNETVIGLYQKSSVKTLALLFANYGGADAGNKGGGKKGGKKKGSSFQTVSALFRENLNKLMTNLRSTHPHFVRCIIPNETKTPGAMEHELVLHQLRCNGVLEGIRICRKGFPSRVLYADFKQRYRVLNVSAIPEGQFMDSKKASEKLLGSIDVDHTQYKFGHTKVFFKAGLIGLLEEMRDEKLAEIMTMTQARCRGFLMRVEYQRMVERRESIFCIQYNVRAFMNVKHWSWMKLFFKIKPLLKSAESEKEMANMKQEFEKTKEELAKSESKRKELEEKMVTLLQEKNDLQLQVQAEADSLADAEERCDQLIKTKIQLEAKIKEVTERAEDEEEINAELTAKKRKLEDECSELKKDIDDLELTLAKVEKEKHATENKVKNLTEEMAALDENIAKLTKEKKALQEAHQQTLDDLQAEEDKVNTLTKAKTKLEQQVDDLEGSLEQEKKLRMDLERAKRKLEGDLKLAQDTIMDLENDKQQLDEKLKKKDFEISQIQSKIEDEQVLGMQLQKKIKELQARIEELEEEIEAERTSRAKAEKHRADLSRELEEISERLEEAGGATAAQIEVNKKREAEFQKMRRDLEEATLQHEATAAALRKKHADSTAELGEQIDNLQRIKQKLEKEKSELKLEIDDLASNMESVSKAKANLEKMCRTLEDQLSEIKSKEEQNQRMINDLNTQRARLQTETGEYSRQIEEKDALISQLSRGKQGFTQQIEELKRHLEEEIKAKNALAHALQSARHDCDLLREQYEEEQEAKGELQRTLSKANSEVAQWRTKYETDAIQRTEELEEAKKKLAQRLQEAEEHVEAVNAKCASLEKTKQRLQNEVEDLMIDVERSNAACAALDKKQKNFDKILAEWKQKYEETQAELEASQKESRSLSTELFKMKNAYEESLDQLETLKRENKNLQQEIGDLTEQIAEGGKAIHELEKVKKQIEQEKSEIQAALEEAEASLEHEEGKILRLQLELNQVKSEIDRKIAEKDEEIEQLKRNHLRVVESMQSSLDAEIRSRNEALRLKKKMEGDLNEMEIQLSHANRVAAEAQKNLRNTQAVLKDTQIHLDDALRTQEDLKEQVAMVERRANLLQAEVEELRAALEQTERSRKVAEQELLDATERVQLLHTQNTSLINSKKKLETDIMQIQGEMEETIQEARNAEEKAKKAITDAAMMAEELKKEQDTSAHLERMKKNLDQTVKDLQHRLDEAEQLALKGGKKQIQKLEARVRELEGEVDAEQKRSAEAVKGVRKYERRVKELTYQSEEDRKNILRLQDLVDKLQMKVKSYKRQAEEAEELSNVNLSKFRKIQHELEEAEERADIAESQVNKLRVKSREFHSKKIEEEE from the exons ATGGCAAGTCCAGACTCTGAAATGGCCGCCTTCGGGGAGGCGGCTCCCTACCTCCGAAagtcagaaaaagagagaatcgAGGCCCAGAACAAGCCTTTTGATGCCAAATCATCAGTCTTTGTGGTACATCCTAAGGAGTCCTTTGTGAAAGGGACAATccagagcagggaaggagggaaggtCACTGTCAAGAGTGAAGCAGGAGAA ACTCTGACTGTGAAGGAAGATCAAGTCTTTTCCATGAACCCTCCAAAGTATGACAAAGTCGAGGACATGGCCATGATGACCCACCTCCATGAACCTGCTGTGCTGTATAACCTCAAAGAGCGTTATGCAGCCTGGATGATCTAC ACCTACTCGGGTCTCTTCTGTGTCACTGTCAACCCCTACAAGTGGCTGCCAGTGTACAACCCGGAGGTGGTGTTGGCCTACCGAGGCAAAAAGCGCCAGGAGGCCCCTCCCCACATCTTCTCCATCTCTGACAATGCCTATCAGTTCATGTTAAATG ATCGTGAGAATCAGTCAATCCTCATCAC CGGAGAATCCGGTGCCGGGAAGACTGTGAACACAAAGCGTGTCATCCAGTACTTTGCAACAATTGCAGCTAGCggggagaagaagaaggaggagcAGGCGGGCAAAATGCAG GGAACGCTTGAGGATCAAATCATCAGCGCCAACCCCCTGCTGGAGGCCTTTGGAAATGCCAAGACCGTGAGGAATGACAACTCCTCACGCTTT GGCAAATTCATCAGAATCCACTTTGGGGCCACCGGGAAACTGGCTTCTGCTGACATTGAAACCT ACCTGCTGGAGAAGTCCAGAGTCACTTTCCAGCTCAAGGCAGAAAGGAGCTACCACATATTTTATCAGATCACCTCCAACAAGAAGCCAGAGTTAATTG ACATGCTCCTCATTACCACCAACCCATATGACTATCATTATGTGAGTCAAGGTGAGGTCACTGTACCTAGCATTGACGACCAGGAGGAGCTGATGGCTACAGAT AGTGCCATTGACATCCTGGGCTTCACTCCTGATGAAAAGACCGCCATTTACAAGCTGACGGGTGCTGTCATGCACTACGGGAACTTGAAGTTCAAGCAGAAACAACgagaggagcaggcagagccagATGGCACAGAAG TTGCTGACAAGGCTGCATACTTGATGGGTCTGAACTCAGCTGACATGCTCAAAGCCATGTGTTACCCCCGAGTCAAGGTTGGAAATGAATTTGTGACGAAGGGTCAAACAGTGGAACAG GTGCACAATGCTGTAGGTGCTCTTGCAAAAGCTGTCTATGAGAAGATGTTCTTGTGGATGGTCGTCCGCATCAACCAACAGCTGGATACCAAACAACCAAGACAGTACTTCATTGGTGTCCTGGACATTGCCGGCTTTGAGATTTTTGAT TTCAATAGCTTCGAGCAGCTCTGCATCAACTTCACCAATGAGAAACTGCAACAGTTTTTCAACCACCACATGTTcgtgctggagcaggaggagtACAAGAAGGAAGGAATCGAATGGACATTCATTGACTTTGGGATGGACCTGGCTGCCTGCATTGAGCTTATTGAGAAG CCCATGGGCATCTTCTCCATCCTGGAAGAGGAGTGCATGTTCCCCAAGGCAACTGACATGTCTTTCAAAAACAAGCTCTATGACCAGCATCTGGGCAAGTCCAGCAACTTCCAGAAGCCCAAGCCTGTCAAAGGCAAGGCTGAGGCCCACTTCTCCCTCATACACTATGCTGGCACAGTGGACTACAACATCACTGGTTGGCTTGAGAAGAACAAGGACCCTCTGAACGAAACCGTCATTGGGCTGTACCAGAAATCATCTGTGAAGACACTGGCCTTACTCTTTGCCAACTATGGTGGAGCTGATGCAG gaaaca AAGGTGGTGGCAAAAAGGGTGGCAAGAAGAAGGGTTCTTCTTTCCAAACTGTCTCAGCTCTTTTCCGG GAGAACCTAAACAAGCTGATGACAAATCTGCGAAGCACTCACCCCCATTTTGTGCGCTGCATCAtcccaaatgaaacaaaaacacctG GTGCCATGGAACATGAGCTGGTGCTGCACCAGCTGCGGTGCAATGGCGTGCTGGAAGGGATCAGAATTTGCAGGAAAGGATTCCCTAGCAGAGTCCTCTACGCAGACTTCAAACAGAG ATATAGGGTGCTAAATGTCAGTGCTATCCCAGAGGGACAATTCATGGATAGCAAGAAGGCTTCGGAGAAGCTTCTTGGGTCCATTGATGTGGACCACACTCAGTACAAATTTGGTCACACCAAG GTGTTCTTCAAAGCTGGGCTAATAGGTCTTCTGGAGGAGATGAGAGATGAGAAGCTAGCAGAGATTATGACCATGACACAAGCAAGGTGCAGGGGCTTCCTCATGCGAGTGGAGTATCAGAGAATGGTGGAGAGGAG GGAATCCATCTTCTGTATCCAATACAACGTTCGTGCATTCATGAATGTCAAGCACTGGTCCTGGATGAAGCTGTTCTTCAAAATCAAGCCCTTGCTGAAGAGTGCAGAGTCAGAGAAGGAGATGGCTAATATGAAACAGGAATTTGAGAAAACTAAGGAAGAGCTTGCAAAGTCTGAGTCAaagaggaaggagctggaggagaaaatGGTGACCTTgctacaggagaaaaatgacCTACAGCTCCAAGTGCAGGCT GAAGCAGATAGTTTGGCTGATGCTGAGGAAAGATGTGACCAACTCATCAAAACCAAAATCCAGCTGGAAGCCAAAATTAAGGAGGTGACTGAAAGGGCCGAGGACGAGGAGGAAATCAATGCTGAGCTGACAGCCAAGAAGAGGAAACTAGAGGACGAATGttcagagctgaagaaagatATAGACGACCTGGAGTTAACGCTGGCCAAAgttgagaaggaaaaacatgccACCGAAAACAAG GTGAAAAACCTCACTGAGGAGATGGCAGCCCTGGACGAGAACATTGCCAAGctgacaaaagagaagaaagcccTCCAAGAGGCCCACCAGCAGACTCTGGATGAcctgcaggcagaagaggaCAAAGTCAATACGCTGACCAAAGCCAAAACCAAGCTGGAGCAGCAAGTGGATGAT CTCGAAGGGTCCCTGGAGCAAGAGAAGAAACTGCGCATGGACCTTGAGAGAGCCAAGAGGAAACTCGAGGGTGACCTGAAACTCGCCCAGGATACTATAATGGATTTGGAAAATGATAAGCAGCAGCTGGATGAGAAACTGAAGAA GAAAGACTTTGAAATCAGCCAGATCCAGAGCAAAATTGAGGATGAGCAAGTTCTCGGCATGCAATTACAGAAGAAGATCAAGGAGCTGCAG GCCCGAATTGAGGAACTGGAGGAGGAAATTGAGGCCGAGCGGACCTCTCGGGCCAAAGCAGAGAAGCATCGGGCTGACCTCTccagggagctggaggagatCAGTGAGCGCCTGGAAGAAGCAGGGGGAGCTACAGCAGCTCAGATTGAGGTGAACAAGAAGCGTGAGGCAGAATTTCAGAAGATGCGTCGGGACCTGGAGGAGGCCACTCTGCAGCATGAAgccacagctgctgccctgcgGAAGAAGCATGCGGACAGCACAGCCGAGCTTGGGGAGCAAATAGACAACCTTCAGCGCATCaagcagaagctggagaaggagaagagtgAGCTGAAGCTGGAGATTGACGACTTGGCCAGTAACATGGAGTCTGTCTCCAAAGCCAAG GCAAATCTGGAGAAGATGTGTCGGACTCTGGAAGACCAGCTGAGTGAGATTAAGTCAAAGGAGGAGCAGAATCAACGCATGATCAATGACCTCAATACACAAAGAGCTCGTCTACAAACAGAAACAG GTGAATATTCACGCCAGATAGAGGAAAAGGATGCATTGATTTCTCAGCTGTCCAGGGGCAAGCAGGGATTTACCCAACAGATTGAGGAACTGAAGAGACATctagaggaagaaataaag GCCAAGAACGCCCTGGCCCACGCCTTGCAATCTGCTCGCCATGACTGTGACCTGCTCCGAGAGCAATAtgaagaggagcaggaagccAAGGGTGAGCTGCAGCGCACCTTGTCCAAGGCCAACAGTGAAGTTGCCCAGTGGAGAACCAAATATGAGACAGACGCCATTCAGCGCACGGAGGAACTCGAGGAAGCCAA GAAGAAGCTGGCACAGCGcctgcaggaagcagaggagcacGTTGAAGCCGTGAATGCGAAATGTGCCTCCCTGGAAAAGACAAAGCAGCGGCTGCAGAATGAAGTGGAGGACCTGATGATAGATGTGGAGAGGTCAAATGCTGCTTGCGCAGCTCTGgacaagaagcagaagaattttGACAAG ATCCTGGCAGAGTGGAAGCAGAAGTATGAGGAAACGCAGGCTGAGCTGGAAGCCTCCCAGAAGGAGTCTCGCTCTCTCAGCACGGAGCTGTTTAAGATGAAGAATGCCTACGAGGAGTCCTTGGACCAGCTGGAAACGCTGAAGCGGGAGAACAAGAACTTGCAGC AGGAGATTGGTGACCTCACGGAGCAGATtgcagagggaggaaaggcCATTCATGAGCTGGAGAAAGTGAAGAAGCAGATTGAGCAGGAGAAATCTGAAATCCAGGCTGCTCTGGAGGAAGCTGAG GCCTCCCTAGAACATGAGGAGGGAAAGATCCTGCGCCTCCAGCTGGAGCTCAACCAGGTCAAGTCTGAGATTGACAGGAAGATAGcagaaaaagatgaggaaattgAGCAACTGAAGAGAAACCATCTCCGAGTTGTGGAGTCCATGCAGAGCAGCCTGGATGCAGAGATCAGGAGCAGGAATGAAGCCCTGAGGCTGAAGAAGAAGATGGAGGGAGACCTGAATGAAATGGAGATCCAACTGAGCCATGCCAACCGTGTGGCAGCAGAGGCGCAAAAGAACCTGAGAAACACACAGGCGGTGCTGAAG GATACCCAGATACACTTGGACGATGCTCTCAGGACGCAGGAGGACCTGAAGGAGCAGGTGGCCATGGTGGAGCGCAGAGCAAACCTGTTGCAGGCTGAAGTTGAGGAGCTACGGGCAGCCCTGGAGCAGACGGAGCGGTCGAGGAAAGTGGCcgagcaggagctgctggatgCAACGGAACGTGTGCAGCTCCTTCATACCCAG AACACCAGCTTGATCAACAGCAAGAAGAAGCTGGAAACAGACATCATGCAAATTCAGGGAGAAATGGAGGAGACGATTCAGGAAGCCCGCAATGCTGAAGAGAAGGCCAAGAAGGCCATCACAGAT GCGGCCATGAtggcagaagagctgaagaagGAGCAGGACACCAGTGCCCACCTGGAGAGGATGAAGAAGAACTTGGACCAGACAGTGAAGGACCTGCAGCACCGTCTGGATGAGGCTGAGCAGCTGGCACTGAAAGGAGGCAAGAAGCAAATCCAGAAGCTGGAGGCCAGG GTGAGAGAGCTGGAAGGGGAGGTTGATGCTGAGCAGAAGCGCAGCGCTGAAGCCGTGAAGGGTGTGCGCAAATACGAGAGGAGAGTGAAGGAGCTGACCTACCAG TCTGAGGAAGACCGGAAGAATATTCTCAGGCTCCAGGACCTGGTGGACAAGCTGCAAATGAAGGTGAAATCGTACAAGAGACAAGCTGAGGAGGCT GAGGAGCTGTCCAATGTCAACCTCTCCAAATTCCGCAAGATCCAGCACGAGCTGGAGGAAGCTGAGGAGCGGGCTGACATTGCAGAGTCGCAGGTCAACAAGCTCCGAGTCAAGAGCCGGGAGTTTCACAGCAAGAAGatagaagaggaagaatga